From Candidatus Rokuibacteriota bacterium:
GGTGTTTTCGCTGAGGGTGGGTCTCCGTGGAAATTGAAGCGAAGTACGCCGTACCCGATCCGACGGTGTTCGCCGCCTTGCTTGAGCTCCAGGCGCTGGGCGGCTATGCGCTCCGCCCCACGAGCGAGCGACATGTGATCGACCACTACCTGGACACGCCGCACCGTGACCTCCTGCGCGGCGGCTACGCGTGCCGGCTGCGTGAAGGGGAAGCGGACGATCGCTGGCTGCTGACCGTCAAAGGATTGGGCGAAGCCGCGGGCGCGGTGCATCGGCGGGAAGAGCATGAAAGCGAGATCCCGCCGAACGCGCCGCCGGACGAGTGGCCGGCCGGTCTCGCGCGTGAGATTGTGACTCGCCTGAGCAAAGGACAAACCCTCGCCGCGCCCGCCGCGCCGTGGAGCAGGACGAGCGGGCCGTGGGTGTGTTGTCGCTCGATACCGTCGAGACCGACATTGGCTGCCGCAAGAGGGTAAGCCGCGAGATCGAGCTCACGGCGACCGGCACGATGGATGATCTCCGCGCCATCGGCGCCGCTGAGGCCGTCGAGGATGTAGTTGCCTTGCTGGATCACACGGGCGAGCTGCATGATGTGGACGTGACGATCGGCCTGCTTCGTCATTTCCTCATGCACAGCCCGCACGCCTCAGTCAATCCGGCGGTGGCCGCCTCGGTCAAGGGATACCTCAAGCTTCAGCAGGCCCGGCTGCGTACCTTGCAGCGCACGCTCAAGCGGCCGTGGCGGCGGGTAGCCGGCAAGCGTTTTCGGAGCGTGTTGGCCCGGGCGGTGGCGACCCTCTAGACGGCGGCCCTTGAGACGCCGCGCGACGAAGACGGCGCGAAGTGCTACCATGTCGCGCCATGGCCACCCAAACGATCCGTGTCGGATTCATCGGCGCCGGGGCCAACACCCGGCTCCACCACCTGCCCAAGCTTCGCGCGCAGCCCGGTGTCGAGCTGGCGGCCGTCGCCAACCGCTCGAGGGAGTCGGGCGAGCGCGTCGCGAAGGAGTTCGGCATTGCCCGGGTCCACGACGATTGGCGGGAGGTCGTGCGGGCCCCCGATCTCGACGCCATCTGCATCGGGACCTGGCCCTACATGCACTGCGAGATGACGCTGGCGGCGCTCGACGCGGGCAAGCATGTGCTCTGCGAGGCCCGCATGGCCATGAACGCCGCCGAGGGGCGGCGCATGCTCGAGGCATCCCGCAAGGCGCCCCAGCTCGTGGCCCAGCTCGTGCC
This genomic window contains:
- a CDS encoding CYTH domain-containing protein, with product MEIEAKYAVPDPTVFAALLELQALGGYALRPTSERHVIDHYLDTPHRDLLRGGYACRLREGEADDRWLLTVKGLGEAAGAVHRREEHESEIPPNAPPDEWPAGLAREIVTRLSKGQTLAAPAAPWSRTSGPWVCCRSIPSRPTLAAARG